The Canis aureus isolate CA01 chromosome 9, VMU_Caureus_v.1.0, whole genome shotgun sequence genome has a segment encoding these proteins:
- the EFS gene encoding embryonal Fyn-associated substrate isoform X1, protein MAVATSAQLARALYDNTAESPQELSFRRGDVLRVLQREGAGGLDGWCLCSLHGQQGIVPANRVKLLPAGTAPQPSLTQVPPAQPGSPYPAPEHGNEDQEVYVVPPPARLCPTLGPPARPCPPSPDPIYKIPRGSGTQPAAPGDALEVYDVPPAALRVPSSGPYDSPASFTRPLALVAPQSPGEDEAPYDVPLAPKPPSELEPDLDWEWGREPEPPLYAAPSNLKRASAVLNLYEAPEELLADGECGGTDEGIYDVPLLGPEAPPSPEPPGASASNDLDTLALLLARSPPLPHRPRLPSAESLSRRPLPALPVSEAPSPSPAPSPAPGRKGSIQDRPLPPPPPRLPGYGGPKAEGDPMSEEVEDDPAGHRNEYEGIPMAEEYDYVHLKGMDKAQGSRPLDKAFPGDPELLERGPPEQQEALSPGEPLDLPTGDLQLLHFYAGQCQSHYSALQAAVAALMASTQANQPPRLFVPHGKRVVVAAHRLVFVGDTLGRLAASAPLRAQVGAAGTALGQALRATVLAVKGAALGYPSHPAAQELAQRVAELAGQALQFTTLLSSLAP, encoded by the exons ATGGCCGTAGCCACGTCG GCCCAGCTGGCCCGGGCACTCTACGACAACACCGCTGAGTCCCCCCAGGAGCTGTCCTTTCGCCGAGGGGATGTTCTACGGGTACTGCAGAGGGAGGGCGCTGGTGGGCTAGACGGCTGGTGCCTCTGCTCTCTGCATGGCCAACAGGGCATTGTGCCCGCCAACAGAGTGAAGCTCCTTCCTGCTGGCACGGCACCCCAGCCCAgcctcacccaggtgcccccagcccagcctggctcACCATATCCAGCCCCAGAGCACGGCAATGAGGACCAGGAG GTATATGTGGTGCCACCCCCAGCTCGGCTCTGTCCTACCTTAGGACCACCAGCCAGACCCTGCCCGCCCTCCCCTGATCCCATCTACAAGATCCCCAGAGGGAGTGGGACCCAACCGGCTGCCCCCGGAGATGCCTTGGAG GTCTATGACGTGCCCCCCGCTGCCCTCCGAGTTCCCTCCAGTGGTCCCTATGACTCCCCTGCCTCCTTTACACGCCCTCTGGCCCTGGTTGCCCCGCAGTCACCTGGAGAGGATGAAGCTCCCTATGATGTGCCTTTGGCCCCAAAGCCACCATCAGAGCTGGAACCGGATCTGGATTGGGAGTGGGGCCGGGAACCAGAGCCCCCCCTCTACGCTGCCCCTTCCAACCTGAAACGGGCATCAGCCGTGCTCAATCTGTACGAAGCGCCAGAGGAACTGCTAGCAGATGGGGAATGTGGAGGCACTGATGAGGGCATCTACGATGTGCCCCTGCTGGGCCCAGAGGCACCTCCTTCTCCAGAGCCCCCAGGAGCCTCGGCCTCCAATGACCTGGACACCTTGGCCCTGCTTCTGGCCAGAAGCCCCCCACTCCCACACAGGCCCCGCTTACCCTCAGCTGAGAGCCTATCCCGTCGccctctgcctgccctgcctgtctctgaggcccccagcccttccccagcTCCATCTCCTGCACCGGGCCGGAAAGGCAGCATCCAGGACCggcctctacccccacccccaccccgcctgccTGGCTATGGGGGCCCCAAGGCTGAGGGGGATCCAATGAGTGAGGAGGTAGAGGACGATCCAGCAGGACACCGCAATGAGTATGAGGGCATCCCAATGGCCGAGGAGTACGACTATGTCCACCTGAAG GGCATGGATAAAGCTCAGGGATCTAGGCCCCTGGATAAAGCCTTCCCAGGGGATCCTGAACTGCTGGAGAGGGGGCCACCAGAGCAGCAG GAGGCCCTGTCCCCAGGGGAGCCACTGGATCTGCCCACCGGAGATCTGCAGCTCCTGCACTTCTACGCAGGGCAGTGCCAGAGCCACTACTCAGCACTGCAGGCAGCCGTGGCGGCCCTGATGGCCAGCACCCAGGCCAACCAGCCCCCACGCCTCTTCGTGCCCCATGGCAAGCGGGTAGTGGTGGCCGCTCACCGCCTGGTGTTTGTTGGGGACACTCTGGGCCGGCTGGCAGCCTCCGCCCCTCTGCGAGCGCAGGTCGGGGCTGCAGGTACGGCGCTGGGCCAGGCACTGCGGGCCACCGTGCTGGCTGTCAAGGGGGCCGCCCTGGGCTACCCGTCCCACCCCGCGGCCCAAGAACTGGCACAGCGCGTGGCAGAGCTGGCCGGGCAGGCCTTGCAATTCACCACTCTGCTCTCCAGCCTGGCCCCCTGA
- the EFS gene encoding embryonal Fyn-associated substrate isoform X4, protein MFYGVKLLPAGTAPQPSLTQVPPAQPGSPYPAPEHGNEDQEVYVVPPPARLCPTLGPPARPCPPSPDPIYKIPRGSGTQPAAPGDALEVYDVPPAALRVPSSGPYDSPASFTRPLALVAPQSPGEDEAPYDVPLAPKPPSELEPDLDWEWGREPEPPLYAAPSNLKRASAVLNLYEAPEELLADGECGGTDEGIYDVPLLGPEAPPSPEPPGASASNDLDTLALLLARSPPLPHRPRLPSAESLSRRPLPALPVSEAPSPSPAPSPAPGRKGSIQDRPLPPPPPRLPGYGGPKAEGDPMSEEVEDDPAGHRNEYEGIPMAEEYDYVHLKGMDKAQGSRPLDKAFPGDPELLERGPPEQQEALSPGEPLDLPTGDLQLLHFYAGQCQSHYSALQAAVAALMASTQANQPPRLFVPHGKRVVVAAHRLVFVGDTLGRLAASAPLRAQVGAAGTALGQALRATVLAVKGAALGYPSHPAAQELAQRVAELAGQALQFTTLLSSLAP, encoded by the exons ATGTTCTACGG AGTGAAGCTCCTTCCTGCTGGCACGGCACCCCAGCCCAgcctcacccaggtgcccccagcccagcctggctcACCATATCCAGCCCCAGAGCACGGCAATGAGGACCAGGAG GTATATGTGGTGCCACCCCCAGCTCGGCTCTGTCCTACCTTAGGACCACCAGCCAGACCCTGCCCGCCCTCCCCTGATCCCATCTACAAGATCCCCAGAGGGAGTGGGACCCAACCGGCTGCCCCCGGAGATGCCTTGGAG GTCTATGACGTGCCCCCCGCTGCCCTCCGAGTTCCCTCCAGTGGTCCCTATGACTCCCCTGCCTCCTTTACACGCCCTCTGGCCCTGGTTGCCCCGCAGTCACCTGGAGAGGATGAAGCTCCCTATGATGTGCCTTTGGCCCCAAAGCCACCATCAGAGCTGGAACCGGATCTGGATTGGGAGTGGGGCCGGGAACCAGAGCCCCCCCTCTACGCTGCCCCTTCCAACCTGAAACGGGCATCAGCCGTGCTCAATCTGTACGAAGCGCCAGAGGAACTGCTAGCAGATGGGGAATGTGGAGGCACTGATGAGGGCATCTACGATGTGCCCCTGCTGGGCCCAGAGGCACCTCCTTCTCCAGAGCCCCCAGGAGCCTCGGCCTCCAATGACCTGGACACCTTGGCCCTGCTTCTGGCCAGAAGCCCCCCACTCCCACACAGGCCCCGCTTACCCTCAGCTGAGAGCCTATCCCGTCGccctctgcctgccctgcctgtctctgaggcccccagcccttccccagcTCCATCTCCTGCACCGGGCCGGAAAGGCAGCATCCAGGACCggcctctacccccacccccaccccgcctgccTGGCTATGGGGGCCCCAAGGCTGAGGGGGATCCAATGAGTGAGGAGGTAGAGGACGATCCAGCAGGACACCGCAATGAGTATGAGGGCATCCCAATGGCCGAGGAGTACGACTATGTCCACCTGAAG GGCATGGATAAAGCTCAGGGATCTAGGCCCCTGGATAAAGCCTTCCCAGGGGATCCTGAACTGCTGGAGAGGGGGCCACCAGAGCAGCAG GAGGCCCTGTCCCCAGGGGAGCCACTGGATCTGCCCACCGGAGATCTGCAGCTCCTGCACTTCTACGCAGGGCAGTGCCAGAGCCACTACTCAGCACTGCAGGCAGCCGTGGCGGCCCTGATGGCCAGCACCCAGGCCAACCAGCCCCCACGCCTCTTCGTGCCCCATGGCAAGCGGGTAGTGGTGGCCGCTCACCGCCTGGTGTTTGTTGGGGACACTCTGGGCCGGCTGGCAGCCTCCGCCCCTCTGCGAGCGCAGGTCGGGGCTGCAGGTACGGCGCTGGGCCAGGCACTGCGGGCCACCGTGCTGGCTGTCAAGGGGGCCGCCCTGGGCTACCCGTCCCACCCCGCGGCCCAAGAACTGGCACAGCGCGTGGCAGAGCTGGCCGGGCAGGCCTTGCAATTCACCACTCTGCTCTCCAGCCTGGCCCCCTGA
- the SLC22A17 gene encoding solute carrier family 22 member 17: RVWTEGSADVGRGGESGGRGGESRAEIAETKEAPAAAELRSRVSPAAESAHPAPHRARAQRILSVRAGGAPAVGKLAPRVATGTPEPNGGGGSKIDSTVEITPSSNGQVGTLGDAVPTEQLQGEREREREREGEGDAGGDGLGSSLSLAVPPGPLSFEALLAQVGALGGGQQLQLGLCCLPVLFVALGLASDPIFTLAPPLHCHYGGFAPNASGWEQTPNASGVSVTSAALAASAASRVVTSTDPSCSGFAPPDFNHCLKDWDYNGLPVLTTNAIGQWDLVCDLGWQVILEQILFILGFASGYLFLGYPADRFGRRGIVLLTLGLVGPCGVGGAAAGSSTGVMALRFLLGFLLAGVDLGVYLMRLELCDPTQRLRVALAGELVGVGGHFLFLGLALVSKDWRFLQRMITAPCILFLFYGWPGLFLESARWLIVKRQIEEAQSVLRILAERNRPHGQMLGEEAQEALQDLENTCPLPATSSFSFASLLNYRNIWKNLLILGFTNFIAHAIRHCYQPVGGGGSPSDFYLCSLLASGTAALACVFLGVTVDRFGRRGILLLSMTLTGIASLVLLGLWDYLNEAAITTFSVLGLFSSQAAGILSTLLASEVIPTTVRGRGLGLIMALGALGGLSGPAQRLHMGHGAFLQHVVLAACALLCILSIMLLPETKRKLLPEVLRDGELCRRPSLLRQPPPNRCDHVPLLATPNPAL, from the exons AGAGTCTGGACCGAAGGTTCTGCTGAcgtgggaaggggaggagagtctggaggaaggggaggggaaagcCGCGCCGAGATCGCAGAGACGAAGGAGGCGCCCGCGGCTGCAGAGCTGCGGAGCCGGGTCTCTCCGGCCGCTGAGTCCGCGCATCCGGCGCCCCACCGGGCCAGAGCGCAGCGCATCCTCTCGGTGAGGGCCGGCGGGGCCCCTGCGGTCGGCAAGCTGGCTCCCCGGGTGGCCACCGGGACCCCCGAGCCCAATGGCGGGGGCGGCAGCAAAATCGACAGCACTGTGGAGATCACCCCCAGCTCCAACGGA caggtCGGGACCCTCGGAGATGCGGTGCCCACGGAGCAGCTGCAGGGTGAGCGCGAGCGCGAGCGCgagcgggagggggagggcgACGCGGGCGGCGACGGCTTGGGCAGCAGCCTGTCGCTGGCCGTGCCCCCCGGCCCCCTCAGCTTTGAAGCGCTGCTCGCCCAGGTGGGGGCGCTGGGCGGCGGCCAGCAGCTGCAGCTCGGCCTCTGCTGCTTGCCCGTGCTCTTCGTGGCGCTGGGCCTGGCCTCGGACCCCATCTTCACCCTGGCGCCCCCACTGCATTGCCACTACGGGGGCTTTGCCCCCAACGCCTCTGGCTGGGAGCAGACCCCCAACGCCAGCGGCGTCAGCGTCACTAGCGCGGCCCTAGCAGCCAGCGCTGCCAGCCGCGTCGTCACCAGTACGGACCCCTCGTGCAGCGGCTTTGCCCCCCCGGACTTCAACCATTGTCTCAAGGACTGGGACTATAACGGGTTGCCGGTGCTCACCACCAACGCCATCGGCCAG TGGGATCTAGTGTGTGACCTGGGCTGGCAGGTGATCCTGGAGCAGATCCTCTTCATCCTGGGCTTTGCCTCCGGCTATCTGTTCCTGGGCTACCCTGCGGACAG GTTCGGCCGTCGAGGGATTGTGCTGCTGACTTTGGGGCTGGTGGGGCCCTGTGGAGTGGGAGGGGCTGCTGCAGGCTCCTCCACAGGTGTCATGGCCCTCCGATTCCTCCTGGGCTTTCTGCTTGCTGGAGTTGACCTTGGTGTCTACCTGATGC GCCTGGAGCTGTGCGACCCAACCCAGAGGCTTCGGGTGGCCCTGGCAGGGgagttggtgggggtggggggtcacttCCTGTTCCTGGGCCTGGCCCTTGTCTCTAAGGACTGGCGATTTCTGCAGCGCATGATCACCGCTCCCTGCATCCTCTTCCTGTTTTATGG CTGGCCTGGTCTGTTTCTGGAGTCTGCAAGGTGGCTAATAGTGAAGCGACAGATTGAGGAGGCCCAGTCCGTGCTGAGGATCCTGGCTGAGCGGAACCGGCCCCATGGGCAGATGTTGGGagaggaggcccaggaggccctACAGG ACCTGGAGAACACCTGCCCTCTCCCTGCaacatcttccttttccttcGCTTCCCTCCTCAACTACCGGAACATCTGGAAAAATCTGCTTATCCTGGGCTTCACCAA TTTTATTGCCCATGCCATCCGCCACTGCTACCAGcctgtgggaggaggagggagcccaTCGGACTTCTACCTGTGTTCCCTACTAGCCAGCGGCACAGCAGCCCTGGCCTGCGTCTTCCTGGGGGTCACCGTGGACCGATTTGGCCGCCGGGGCATCCTGCTACTCTCGATGACCCTCACTGGCATTGCGTCCCTTGTCCTGCTGGGCCTGTGGGATT ATCTGAACGAGGCTGCCATCACCACCTTCTCTGTCCTTGGCCTCTTCTCCTCCCAAGCTGCTGGCATCCTCAGCACCCTTCTTGCTTCTGAAGTCATCCCTACCACTGTCCG ggGCCGAGGCCTGGGTCTGATCATGGCACTGGGGGCTCTTGGAGGGCTAAGTGGCCCAGCTCAGCGCCTCCACATGGGCCATGGAGCCTTCCTGCAGCATGTGGTGCTGGCAGCCTGTGCCCTCCTCTGCATCCTCAGCATCATGCTTCTGCCGGAGACCAAGCGCAAGCTCCTGCCCGAGGTGCTCCGGGATGGGGAGCTGTGCCGCCGGCCTTCCCTGCTGCGGCAGCCACCCCCCAATCGCTGTGACCATGTCCCACTGCTTgccacccccaaccctgccctcTGA
- the EFS gene encoding embryonal Fyn-associated substrate isoform X2, with amino-acid sequence MAVATSAQLARALYDNTAESPQELSFRRGDVLRVLQREGAGGLDGWCLCSLHGQQGIVPANRVKLLPAGTAPQPSLTQVPPAQPGSPYPAPEHGNEDQEVYVVPPPARLCPTLGPPARPCPPSPDPIYKIPRGSGTQPAAPGDALEVYDVPPAALRVPSSGPYDSPASFTRPLALVAPQSPGEDEAPYDVPLAPKPPSELEPDLDWEWGREPEPPLYAAPSNLKRASAVLNLYEAPEELLADGECGGTDEGIYDVPLLGPEAPPSPEPPGASASNDLDTLALLLARSPPLPHRPRLPSAESLSRRPLPALPVSEAPSPSPAPSPAPGRKGSIQDRPLPPPPPRLPGYGGPKAEGDPMSEEVEDDPAGHRNEYEGIPMAEEYDYVHLKEALSPGEPLDLPTGDLQLLHFYAGQCQSHYSALQAAVAALMASTQANQPPRLFVPHGKRVVVAAHRLVFVGDTLGRLAASAPLRAQVGAAGTALGQALRATVLAVKGAALGYPSHPAAQELAQRVAELAGQALQFTTLLSSLAP; translated from the exons ATGGCCGTAGCCACGTCG GCCCAGCTGGCCCGGGCACTCTACGACAACACCGCTGAGTCCCCCCAGGAGCTGTCCTTTCGCCGAGGGGATGTTCTACGGGTACTGCAGAGGGAGGGCGCTGGTGGGCTAGACGGCTGGTGCCTCTGCTCTCTGCATGGCCAACAGGGCATTGTGCCCGCCAACAGAGTGAAGCTCCTTCCTGCTGGCACGGCACCCCAGCCCAgcctcacccaggtgcccccagcccagcctggctcACCATATCCAGCCCCAGAGCACGGCAATGAGGACCAGGAG GTATATGTGGTGCCACCCCCAGCTCGGCTCTGTCCTACCTTAGGACCACCAGCCAGACCCTGCCCGCCCTCCCCTGATCCCATCTACAAGATCCCCAGAGGGAGTGGGACCCAACCGGCTGCCCCCGGAGATGCCTTGGAG GTCTATGACGTGCCCCCCGCTGCCCTCCGAGTTCCCTCCAGTGGTCCCTATGACTCCCCTGCCTCCTTTACACGCCCTCTGGCCCTGGTTGCCCCGCAGTCACCTGGAGAGGATGAAGCTCCCTATGATGTGCCTTTGGCCCCAAAGCCACCATCAGAGCTGGAACCGGATCTGGATTGGGAGTGGGGCCGGGAACCAGAGCCCCCCCTCTACGCTGCCCCTTCCAACCTGAAACGGGCATCAGCCGTGCTCAATCTGTACGAAGCGCCAGAGGAACTGCTAGCAGATGGGGAATGTGGAGGCACTGATGAGGGCATCTACGATGTGCCCCTGCTGGGCCCAGAGGCACCTCCTTCTCCAGAGCCCCCAGGAGCCTCGGCCTCCAATGACCTGGACACCTTGGCCCTGCTTCTGGCCAGAAGCCCCCCACTCCCACACAGGCCCCGCTTACCCTCAGCTGAGAGCCTATCCCGTCGccctctgcctgccctgcctgtctctgaggcccccagcccttccccagcTCCATCTCCTGCACCGGGCCGGAAAGGCAGCATCCAGGACCggcctctacccccacccccaccccgcctgccTGGCTATGGGGGCCCCAAGGCTGAGGGGGATCCAATGAGTGAGGAGGTAGAGGACGATCCAGCAGGACACCGCAATGAGTATGAGGGCATCCCAATGGCCGAGGAGTACGACTATGTCCACCTGAAG GAGGCCCTGTCCCCAGGGGAGCCACTGGATCTGCCCACCGGAGATCTGCAGCTCCTGCACTTCTACGCAGGGCAGTGCCAGAGCCACTACTCAGCACTGCAGGCAGCCGTGGCGGCCCTGATGGCCAGCACCCAGGCCAACCAGCCCCCACGCCTCTTCGTGCCCCATGGCAAGCGGGTAGTGGTGGCCGCTCACCGCCTGGTGTTTGTTGGGGACACTCTGGGCCGGCTGGCAGCCTCCGCCCCTCTGCGAGCGCAGGTCGGGGCTGCAGGTACGGCGCTGGGCCAGGCACTGCGGGCCACCGTGCTGGCTGTCAAGGGGGCCGCCCTGGGCTACCCGTCCCACCCCGCGGCCCAAGAACTGGCACAGCGCGTGGCAGAGCTGGCCGGGCAGGCCTTGCAATTCACCACTCTGCTCTCCAGCCTGGCCCCCTGA
- the EFS gene encoding embryonal Fyn-associated substrate isoform X3 encodes MAVATSAQLARALYDNTAESPQELSFRRGDVLRVLQREGAGGLDGWCLCSLHGQQGIVPANRVKLLPAGTAPQPSLTQVPPAQPGSPYPAPEHGNEDQEVYDVPPAALRVPSSGPYDSPASFTRPLALVAPQSPGEDEAPYDVPLAPKPPSELEPDLDWEWGREPEPPLYAAPSNLKRASAVLNLYEAPEELLADGECGGTDEGIYDVPLLGPEAPPSPEPPGASASNDLDTLALLLARSPPLPHRPRLPSAESLSRRPLPALPVSEAPSPSPAPSPAPGRKGSIQDRPLPPPPPRLPGYGGPKAEGDPMSEEVEDDPAGHRNEYEGIPMAEEYDYVHLKGMDKAQGSRPLDKAFPGDPELLERGPPEQQEALSPGEPLDLPTGDLQLLHFYAGQCQSHYSALQAAVAALMASTQANQPPRLFVPHGKRVVVAAHRLVFVGDTLGRLAASAPLRAQVGAAGTALGQALRATVLAVKGAALGYPSHPAAQELAQRVAELAGQALQFTTLLSSLAP; translated from the exons ATGGCCGTAGCCACGTCG GCCCAGCTGGCCCGGGCACTCTACGACAACACCGCTGAGTCCCCCCAGGAGCTGTCCTTTCGCCGAGGGGATGTTCTACGGGTACTGCAGAGGGAGGGCGCTGGTGGGCTAGACGGCTGGTGCCTCTGCTCTCTGCATGGCCAACAGGGCATTGTGCCCGCCAACAGAGTGAAGCTCCTTCCTGCTGGCACGGCACCCCAGCCCAgcctcacccaggtgcccccagcccagcctggctcACCATATCCAGCCCCAGAGCACGGCAATGAGGACCAGGAG GTCTATGACGTGCCCCCCGCTGCCCTCCGAGTTCCCTCCAGTGGTCCCTATGACTCCCCTGCCTCCTTTACACGCCCTCTGGCCCTGGTTGCCCCGCAGTCACCTGGAGAGGATGAAGCTCCCTATGATGTGCCTTTGGCCCCAAAGCCACCATCAGAGCTGGAACCGGATCTGGATTGGGAGTGGGGCCGGGAACCAGAGCCCCCCCTCTACGCTGCCCCTTCCAACCTGAAACGGGCATCAGCCGTGCTCAATCTGTACGAAGCGCCAGAGGAACTGCTAGCAGATGGGGAATGTGGAGGCACTGATGAGGGCATCTACGATGTGCCCCTGCTGGGCCCAGAGGCACCTCCTTCTCCAGAGCCCCCAGGAGCCTCGGCCTCCAATGACCTGGACACCTTGGCCCTGCTTCTGGCCAGAAGCCCCCCACTCCCACACAGGCCCCGCTTACCCTCAGCTGAGAGCCTATCCCGTCGccctctgcctgccctgcctgtctctgaggcccccagcccttccccagcTCCATCTCCTGCACCGGGCCGGAAAGGCAGCATCCAGGACCggcctctacccccacccccaccccgcctgccTGGCTATGGGGGCCCCAAGGCTGAGGGGGATCCAATGAGTGAGGAGGTAGAGGACGATCCAGCAGGACACCGCAATGAGTATGAGGGCATCCCAATGGCCGAGGAGTACGACTATGTCCACCTGAAG GGCATGGATAAAGCTCAGGGATCTAGGCCCCTGGATAAAGCCTTCCCAGGGGATCCTGAACTGCTGGAGAGGGGGCCACCAGAGCAGCAG GAGGCCCTGTCCCCAGGGGAGCCACTGGATCTGCCCACCGGAGATCTGCAGCTCCTGCACTTCTACGCAGGGCAGTGCCAGAGCCACTACTCAGCACTGCAGGCAGCCGTGGCGGCCCTGATGGCCAGCACCCAGGCCAACCAGCCCCCACGCCTCTTCGTGCCCCATGGCAAGCGGGTAGTGGTGGCCGCTCACCGCCTGGTGTTTGTTGGGGACACTCTGGGCCGGCTGGCAGCCTCCGCCCCTCTGCGAGCGCAGGTCGGGGCTGCAGGTACGGCGCTGGGCCAGGCACTGCGGGCCACCGTGCTGGCTGTCAAGGGGGCCGCCCTGGGCTACCCGTCCCACCCCGCGGCCCAAGAACTGGCACAGCGCGTGGCAGAGCTGGCCGGGCAGGCCTTGCAATTCACCACTCTGCTCTCCAGCCTGGCCCCCTGA